One segment of Vagococcus martis DNA contains the following:
- the efp gene encoding elongation factor P: MISVNDLKTGLTIEVDGNIFRVIEFQHVKPGKGAAFVRTKLKNLRNGNTAEKTFRGGEKVAKAQIDNKKMQYLYESGGSYVFMDMDTYEQLELPFETIEDELNYLLENSECHIMMYGTETIGINLPNTVELEVKETEPGIKGDTSSGGSKPAIMETGLVVQVPFFISEGDRLIINTSDGSYVSRA; the protein is encoded by the coding sequence ATGATATCAGTTAATGATTTAAAAACTGGGTTAACAATCGAAGTTGATGGTAATATATTTAGAGTAATTGAGTTTCAACATGTTAAACCTGGAAAAGGTGCTGCATTTGTGAGAACCAAACTTAAAAATCTAAGAAATGGCAATACTGCTGAGAAGACATTTCGCGGAGGAGAAAAAGTAGCAAAGGCACAAATTGACAATAAAAAAATGCAGTATCTTTATGAATCTGGTGGTAGTTATGTTTTCATGGATATGGATACATATGAGCAGTTAGAATTACCATTTGAAACCATTGAGGATGAATTAAATTATTTATTGGAAAACAGTGAGTGTCATATTATGATGTATGGTACAGAAACTATTGGAATAAATCTTCCAAATACGGTAGAATTAGAAGTCAAAGAAACAGAACCAGGAATTAAAGGAGATACGTCATCAGGAGGCTCAAAACCTGCTATAATGGAAACAGGTTTAGTTGTCCAAGTACCTTTCTTTATTAGTGAGGGTGACCGTTTGATTATTAATACATCTGATGGTTCATATGTTTCTCGTGCATAG
- a CDS encoding M24 family metallopeptidase, whose protein sequence is MMERVEKLRSKMVERGIDSFLITNSYNLRYLTGFTGTTGVALITLDKAYFITDFRYTEQASEQCKGYEIVKNVEPVFNVAADLVNSSAAQNMAFEEQTVSFFQYTVLEELVNVDLVPVTGMIETLREVKDVAEIETIRKACQIADAAFEHILTYIKPGMTEIQVANELDFYMRSLGASGVSFDTIVASGLRSAMPHGVASDKKIEVGDFITIDFGCYYNGYVSDMTRTISLGEPSEKLKEIYQIVKDAQQLVLDKARPGMTGVELDAIARDYITEKGYGEAFGHSTGHGIGLEIHEGPNVSKLAEKTFVPGNVITNEPGIYLPGIGGVRIEDDMLVTEDGIDRLTHSPKELIIL, encoded by the coding sequence ATGATGGAACGTGTAGAAAAATTACGAAGTAAAATGGTAGAACGTGGAATAGATAGCTTTTTAATTACTAATTCATATAATTTAAGATACTTAACTGGTTTTACAGGAACGACGGGTGTAGCGTTGATTACACTAGATAAAGCCTATTTCATTACGGATTTTAGATATACAGAACAAGCAAGCGAACAATGTAAAGGATATGAAATTGTGAAAAATGTTGAACCTGTGTTTAATGTAGCAGCTGATTTAGTTAATAGTTCTGCAGCACAAAACATGGCGTTTGAAGAACAAACAGTGTCATTTTTCCAGTATACTGTCCTTGAAGAGTTAGTGAATGTAGATTTAGTCCCTGTTACTGGTATGATTGAAACACTACGTGAAGTGAAAGACGTAGCAGAAATTGAAACAATTCGTAAAGCTTGTCAAATTGCAGATGCTGCGTTTGAGCATATCTTGACTTATATCAAACCCGGCATGACAGAAATTCAAGTAGCTAATGAATTAGACTTTTATATGAGAAGTTTAGGAGCAAGCGGTGTATCATTTGATACAATTGTCGCAAGTGGATTGCGTTCAGCAATGCCTCATGGAGTGGCGAGTGACAAAAAAATTGAAGTAGGAGATTTTATTACAATAGACTTTGGTTGCTACTATAATGGCTATGTATCAGACATGACTCGTACGATTTCTTTGGGTGAACCAAGTGAAAAATTAAAAGAAATCTATCAGATTGTTAAAGACGCACAACAACTTGTTTTAGACAAAGCTAGACCAGGTATGACAGGTGTCGAACTAGATGCAATCGCAAGAGATTATATTACTGAAAAAGGGTACGGCGAAGCGTTTGGGCATTCGACAGGTCATGGTATTGGTTTAGAAATTCACGAAGGTCCTAATGTGTCTAAATTAGCTGAAAAAACATTTGTTCCAGGTAATGTCATTACAAATGAACCTGGCATCTATTTACCGGGGATTGGTGGGGTTCGAATCGAAGATGACATGTTAGTAACAGAAGATGGCATCGACCGATTGACACACTCTCCAAAAGAGCTTATTATTTTATAG
- the nusB gene encoding transcription antitermination factor NusB gives MRVGLTRHQLREVAFQTIFSMMYQEDAAIIDSISYTLSLMDEKFELEEEDLVIPTYLEVVVTGIMEKQTILDSIIEKHLKGWKINRLAKADLIILRLAIFEMLYLKDVPNKVSLNEALELAKTYSDEESKRFINGVLSSVLNDIENQNN, from the coding sequence ATTAGAGTGGGATTAACAAGACACCAGTTAAGAGAAGTAGCTTTTCAGACGATATTTTCGATGATGTACCAAGAAGATGCAGCAATCATTGACTCGATTTCTTATACGTTATCATTAATGGATGAAAAATTTGAGTTAGAAGAAGAAGATTTAGTGATTCCAACCTATTTGGAAGTAGTTGTTACTGGAATAATGGAAAAACAGACTATACTAGATTCAATCATCGAAAAGCATTTAAAAGGTTGGAAAATTAATCGTTTAGCGAAAGCTGACTTGATTATTTTACGCCTGGCCATTTTTGAAATGTTATATTTAAAAGATGTACCCAATAAAGTATCGTTGAATGAGGCGTTGGAATTAGCAAAAACGTATAGTGATGAAGAATCTAAACGTTTTATTAATGGTGTATTATCATCTGTTTTGAACGATATCGAAAATCAAAATAATTAA
- a CDS encoding Asp23/Gls24 family envelope stress response protein gives MSENKNLVLSNQNQAIDGEIVVAPEVIEVIVGIAASKVSGVYGMRGNLASNVAELFGSSVHDKGVYLTNDSGKITLDLYCFLNYGVSVPKTAIDMQEKVKQQVLYMTDLEIAEVNVHVVGVVPEKTTLPDLNELFDSENEED, from the coding sequence ATGTCAGAAAATAAAAATTTGGTATTAAGTAACCAAAACCAAGCAATTGACGGAGAAATTGTTGTTGCTCCTGAAGTGATAGAAGTTATTGTAGGTATTGCTGCATCAAAAGTATCTGGTGTTTATGGCATGCGCGGTAACTTAGCATCTAATGTTGCTGAACTTTTTGGAAGTTCCGTACATGATAAAGGAGTGTATTTAACAAACGATTCAGGAAAAATAACACTAGATCTGTATTGCTTTTTAAATTATGGTGTCTCTGTTCCTAAGACAGCCATTGATATGCAAGAAAAAGTAAAACAGCAAGTTCTTTATATGACAGATTTAGAAATAGCAGAAGTAAATGTGCATGTTGTAGGTGTAGTGCCAGAAAAAACAACATTACCAGATTTAAATGAATTATTTGATTCAGAAAATGAGGAAGATTAG
- the rpmA gene encoding 50S ribosomal protein L27, whose translation MLKMNLQLFAHKKGGGSTTNGRDSRSKRLGAKRADGQTVSGGSILYRQRGTKIYPGENVGRGGDDTLYAKVDGVVRFERKGREKTQVSVYPVAK comes from the coding sequence ATGTTAAAAATGAATCTACAATTATTCGCCCATAAAAAAGGTGGAGGTTCTACTACTAACGGTCGTGATTCAAGATCAAAACGTTTAGGTGCTAAACGTGCTGATGGTCAAACTGTATCAGGTGGATCAATTTTATACCGTCAACGCGGAACAAAAATTTATCCAGGTGAAAATGTTGGTCGTGGTGGAGATGATACATTGTATGCAAAAGTGGACGGAGTTGTTCGTTTCGAACGCAAAGGACGCGAAAAAACACAAGTATCTGTTTATCCAGTGGCTAAATAA